One Argonema galeatum A003/A1 DNA segment encodes these proteins:
- a CDS encoding aspartate carbamoyltransferase catalytic subunit: MATTTWTRRHVISLADFVPSEYDTVLQTAASFREVLSRRVKKVPTLQGQVVANLFFEPSTRTRNSFELAAKRLSADTLSFAQATSSLTKGETILDTAITYLAMGTNIMVIRHKEAGVPQAIANEMDRLQSQVSVLNAGDGQHEHPSQALLDLFTISSALDPDRPRLELLKDKKIAIVGDILHSRVARSNIWSLMGSGAEVHLAGPPTLLPLLFADYGKHRPGKLFLHWDLEPALQDADFVMTLRLQKERMSQHLLPSLREYHQLFGITRDRIQLCKPDVKVLHPGPVNRGVEISSDLMDDPQFSLISQQVTSGVAVRMALLYLIGGGKA, encoded by the coding sequence ATGGCTACTACGACTTGGACGCGCCGCCACGTTATTTCCCTAGCTGATTTTGTTCCATCTGAGTATGATACCGTTCTACAAACTGCGGCTAGTTTTCGGGAAGTGCTGTCGCGGCGGGTGAAGAAAGTACCGACGCTGCAAGGACAGGTGGTGGCAAATTTATTTTTTGAGCCTTCTACGCGGACTCGCAATAGCTTTGAATTGGCGGCGAAGCGACTCTCAGCGGATACGCTTAGCTTTGCACAGGCAACTTCTTCTCTGACGAAAGGGGAGACTATCCTGGATACGGCGATAACTTATCTGGCGATGGGAACGAATATTATGGTGATTCGCCATAAGGAAGCGGGTGTGCCGCAAGCGATCGCAAACGAGATGGATCGGCTACAATCTCAGGTGAGTGTGCTTAATGCTGGTGATGGTCAACACGAACATCCTTCACAAGCATTACTGGATTTGTTTACCATTTCTTCTGCGTTAGACCCAGACCGACCTAGATTAGAATTGCTGAAGGACAAAAAAATTGCGATCGTCGGAGATATTCTACATTCGCGGGTCGCACGTTCTAATATCTGGAGTTTAATGGGAAGTGGAGCCGAAGTCCATTTGGCTGGGCCGCCGACTTTATTACCTCTGTTGTTTGCCGATTATGGTAAACATAGACCTGGAAAATTATTTTTGCATTGGGATTTGGAACCGGCTTTACAAGATGCCGATTTTGTGATGACGTTGCGGCTGCAAAAGGAAAGGATGAGTCAGCATTTGTTGCCCAGTTTACGAGAATATCATCAGTTGTTTGGGATTACGCGCGATCGCATTCAACTCTGCAAACCCGATGTCAAAGTACTGCATCCGGGTCCCGTCAATCGCGGCGTGGAAATTAGCTCCGATCTGATGGATGACCCCCAGTTTAGTCTGATTTCCCAACAAGTTACCAGCGGCGTTGCTGTTCGCATGGCGCTGCTTTACTTGATAGGCGGCGGAAAGGCGTGA
- a CDS encoding DUF3368 domain-containing protein, which yields MPNVISDTSPIQYLYQLNLLDLLPTLYGQIIIPQAVESEIATGKLLGISLPNIASLPWITIRQPLSGAILSIVTELGMGEREALALTVEIPDSLVILDDALGRRYARLIGVQFTGTLGLLLKGKQVGYMTTIAPILDQLDALRFRLDPSTRAAVLKLAGELPV from the coding sequence GTGCCTAATGTCATTTCTGACACTTCGCCAATCCAATATCTTTACCAATTAAATTTGTTAGATTTGTTGCCAACTTTGTATGGTCAAATCATCATTCCCCAAGCTGTTGAGTCAGAAATTGCGACAGGAAAATTATTGGGTATATCTCTGCCAAATATAGCCTCTTTGCCTTGGATAACTATTCGCCAACCTTTGTCTGGGGCAATTTTATCCATCGTAACGGAACTGGGAATGGGTGAACGAGAGGCATTAGCACTAACAGTAGAAATACCAGATTCTTTAGTTATTTTAGACGATGCTTTAGGCAGAAGATATGCACGCTTGATTGGTGTGCAATTTACAGGTACTTTGGGGCTGTTGTTGAAAGGAAAGCAAGTAGGATATATGACAACTATTGCGCCTATTCTCGATCAACTGGATGCACTTCGCTTTCGCCTTGACCCTTCTACCCGCGCGGCAGTCCTCAAATTGGCTGGCGAATTACCTGTATAA
- a CDS encoding DUF6679 family protein, with product MLHRKIYQLCCDGREVCVFLRDQQRWLERARIIDIEGDLVTLRYETDEEDEISSWEEMVRLESIGAVSQKLASVPKGNVEPLVSDDCPEAEQIRNHYPDANSD from the coding sequence ATGCTACACCGCAAGATCTATCAACTCTGTTGCGATGGTCGTGAAGTCTGTGTTTTCTTGCGGGACCAGCAACGTTGGCTCGAACGCGCTCGCATCATCGACATTGAAGGGGATTTAGTAACGTTGCGTTATGAAACAGATGAAGAAGATGAAATTTCTTCTTGGGAAGAGATGGTGCGGCTGGAAAGCATTGGTGCGGTTAGTCAGAAGTTAGCTTCTGTGCCAAAAGGTAATGTAGAACCTTTAGTTTCGGACGATTGTCCCGAAGCAGAACAAATTCGCAACCATTACCCTGACGCCAATTCAGATTAG
- the mgtE gene encoding magnesium transporter yields the protein MLTQEGRVALSDIADLNQLKSELNRIPAVDVGDYIADLPVERRALAFRLLKKDQAIDVFEYLPPEVQEELINSLHNAHVCQIVDAMRPDDRAELFDELPAGVVKRLVQQLSSEERQATARILGYPEGTAGRVMTTEYVRLREGLTVGEALNKIRLSDEDKETIYYAYVTDDNRKLLKVVSLRQLLFTFPDVLVGDIASHRVVKVRTDMVQEEVARQMKRYDLIAVPVVDREDRLVGIITIDDVIDILEEEATEDIQKLAGVSGGDEAALSPPLVTLRKRLPWLLGNIGLYIGAASAIAPFQKVISLVPVLAVIMPILSNASGNVAIQALSVTVRGLGVGEVTPQDTLQILRKEVLAGLGTALGLGLSLGILSLIWSPPNERWVALIAASVMSINVLIAASLGTLLPMGLKRVNLDPALISGPLLTTLLDAVGFLTFLTMISFALKTFST from the coding sequence ATGCTCACTCAGGAAGGACGTGTTGCACTATCGGATATTGCTGACTTAAATCAACTAAAGTCTGAACTCAATCGCATCCCGGCTGTAGATGTGGGAGATTACATTGCTGATTTGCCAGTAGAACGTCGTGCTCTAGCATTTCGCCTGCTCAAAAAAGATCAGGCTATTGATGTCTTTGAGTATCTACCGCCTGAAGTGCAGGAAGAATTGATTAATTCTCTGCACAACGCTCATGTATGCCAAATTGTAGATGCCATGCGTCCCGACGATCGGGCCGAATTGTTTGACGAATTGCCTGCTGGAGTGGTAAAGCGACTCGTACAGCAGCTCAGTTCCGAAGAAAGGCAGGCAACGGCAAGGATTTTGGGCTACCCAGAAGGCACTGCGGGTCGGGTGATGACGACGGAATATGTGCGACTGCGGGAGGGATTGACTGTTGGAGAAGCTTTAAACAAAATCCGGTTGAGCGATGAAGATAAAGAAACAATTTACTATGCTTACGTCACCGATGACAACCGCAAACTGCTTAAGGTGGTTTCTTTGCGGCAACTGTTATTTACGTTTCCCGATGTCTTGGTAGGGGATATTGCTAGCCATCGCGTCGTTAAAGTACGCACCGACATGGTGCAGGAAGAGGTGGCGCGACAGATGAAACGCTATGATTTAATCGCAGTGCCAGTAGTCGATCGCGAAGATCGTCTGGTGGGAATCATCACTATCGATGATGTTATAGACATTTTAGAAGAAGAAGCTACTGAGGATATCCAGAAGTTGGCTGGGGTCAGCGGCGGTGACGAAGCAGCACTATCTCCTCCGTTGGTGACACTTCGCAAGCGCTTGCCGTGGCTGCTGGGTAACATTGGTTTATATATTGGTGCTGCTAGTGCGATCGCTCCTTTTCAGAAAGTGATTTCCTTAGTACCCGTTCTGGCAGTCATTATGCCGATTTTGTCCAATGCCAGCGGCAATGTGGCTATTCAGGCTTTATCGGTGACAGTGCGGGGACTCGGCGTGGGTGAGGTAACACCCCAAGATACCCTGCAAATTCTCCGCAAAGAAGTTCTGGCTGGATTGGGTACAGCCTTGGGGCTGGGCCTTTCTCTGGGCATTCTATCTCTGATTTGGTCTCCCCCAAACGAACGATGGGTGGCGTTAATTGCCGCTTCGGTGATGTCTATTAATGTGTTGATAGCAGCTTCCTTGGGAACGTTGTTGCCAATGGGACTAAAGCGGGTGAATCTCGATCCGGCTTTGATTAGTGGGCCTTTGCTGACTACATTGCTGGATGCAGTGGGATTCTTGACTTTTCTAACCATGATTTCATTCGCTTTGAAGACATTTTCAACGTAA
- a CDS encoding aldose epimerase, which yields MLAIALKEQQYKTYILSDETAQSELEVVPERGGIITRWRVQGQEILYLDAERFANPNLSVRGGIPILFPICGNLPDNTYTYHKRVHSTPMDDLGNKGDKEESSSQPTTYDETYNEKQYTLKQHGFARDLPWEVTQQVTQDFVSLTLVLESNEQTREVYPFDFKVAFTYQLKGNRLEIRQRYTNCSNEQMPFSTGLHPYFYTTDKTQLQFRIPAKEYQNQLTKTVHPFTGSFDFDTDEIDVAFRDINSPFASVTDSGRNLRLSLSYDEAFSTLVFWTVKGKDYYCLEPWTASRNALNTGEHLIRLEPDATFETVVGLMVNFLF from the coding sequence GTGTTGGCGATCGCACTTAAAGAGCAGCAATACAAAACCTACATTCTCTCGGACGAAACAGCCCAATCCGAGCTAGAAGTCGTTCCAGAGCGAGGCGGCATCATTACCAGATGGCGCGTTCAAGGTCAAGAAATTCTCTACCTAGACGCAGAGAGATTTGCCAATCCAAACTTGAGCGTCCGTGGCGGGATACCTATCTTGTTTCCCATTTGCGGCAACTTACCTGACAACACCTACACCTATCACAAACGGGTGCATTCAACACCAATGGACGATCTAGGGAACAAAGGGGACAAGGAAGAGTCTTCTTCCCAACCAACTACTTATGATGAAACCTATAACGAAAAACAATATACGCTCAAGCAACATGGCTTTGCTCGCGACCTTCCCTGGGAAGTCACCCAGCAAGTTACGCAAGACTTTGTAAGCCTTACCCTAGTTCTGGAAAGCAACGAACAAACGCGAGAAGTTTACCCCTTTGACTTTAAAGTAGCTTTTACTTACCAGCTAAAGGGCAATCGGCTCGAAATTCGCCAGCGCTATACCAATTGCTCCAATGAGCAGATGCCCTTTTCTACAGGTCTGCATCCTTATTTTTATACCACGGATAAGACTCAGTTGCAGTTTCGGATTCCCGCCAAGGAATACCAAAACCAACTTACCAAGACAGTACATCCCTTCACGGGTAGCTTTGATTTCGATACCGACGAAATCGATGTGGCATTCCGGGATATTAACAGTCCTTTCGCCAGCGTGACTGACTCGGGTCGCAACTTGCGGTTAAGCCTGAGTTACGATGAAGCCTTCTCTACACTGGTGTTCTGGACGGTTAAAGGTAAAGATTATTACTGCTTGGAACCTTGGACGGCTTCTCGTAACGCGCTAAATACGGGTGAGCATCTGATTCGCTTGGAACCAGATGCTACTTTTGAAACGGTAGTGGGGTTGATGGTTAATTTTCTCTTTTGA
- a CDS encoding MBL fold metallo-hydrolase, which yields MELECLPYSVNHADEGVCLLVRMGPYRIMFDCGMENITPLQADLKQGLPADVVLCSHAHPDHARGFLALHQAFPQLPIYASEATTQLLPLNWPSLDPKQIPQFCQALPWRSPVEFQDGLCAELFPAGHLPGAAAIRLTYTTPRRTYTLVYTGDFFLSNSRLVEGLPLDALRGVEPDVLIVEGTYGTARHPHRRQQENQLAERISRAIANGQSVLLPVPTLGLGQEILMLLRSHHLFTGRDVDIWVDGSIAAGCDAYLNLLPHLPGSVQNFSRHQPLFWDERVRPRVRRLQPEQRQIVSKSPCIVFTDETADLSYFCHADSGSWLILLPHRPGRPIGQEFQVLISDSGTNPEPSKSQGKQQLTAPISVESYLLAQHCDGPGTTQLIHNLRPQHVVFMHGSPTYLADLTSLDELHNRYHLHSPAAGTLVELPIGETFLQPAAPETNYEGELTELGTVVTITLPDAITVDPRWQNFADTGLIEARWQGEELVLRGLTQRELLTQGSDRIPADLACCGRCLHQRGQRCWNQASPLFGFKVTPDGYCPVFEPSATQPRSLREDEQNN from the coding sequence ATCGAGCTGGAATGCTTACCCTATAGCGTGAATCATGCCGACGAAGGGGTCTGTCTGCTAGTGCGGATGGGGCCATATCGCATCATGTTCGACTGTGGGATGGAGAACATAACGCCCTTACAGGCAGATTTGAAGCAAGGACTGCCAGCTGACGTAGTGCTATGCAGTCACGCTCACCCCGATCATGCTAGGGGCTTTCTAGCGCTGCATCAAGCTTTCCCTCAGTTGCCAATTTACGCCAGCGAAGCAACAACTCAATTGTTGCCGCTGAATTGGCCGAGTTTAGACCCCAAGCAAATACCTCAATTTTGTCAAGCTTTGCCGTGGCGATCGCCTGTGGAGTTTCAGGACGGCCTCTGTGCCGAATTGTTTCCTGCCGGTCACCTACCGGGGGCTGCCGCCATCCGGCTGACCTACACCACTCCTCGCCGTACCTACACCCTCGTTTATACAGGTGACTTTTTCCTGTCCAACTCCCGTCTGGTGGAAGGGTTGCCTTTAGATGCTTTGCGCGGAGTAGAACCTGATGTACTGATTGTCGAGGGCACCTATGGCACGGCTCGTCATCCCCATCGGCGACAGCAGGAAAACCAGCTGGCAGAACGCATCAGCAGAGCGATCGCAAACGGTCAATCTGTACTCCTACCAGTGCCAACTTTGGGCCTCGGTCAGGAAATCCTCATGCTCCTACGCAGTCACCACCTATTCACAGGTCGCGACGTGGATATCTGGGTCGATGGCTCAATTGCCGCAGGTTGCGATGCCTATCTTAACCTCCTGCCTCACCTACCCGGCTCGGTACAGAATTTTTCCCGCCATCAACCCCTCTTTTGGGATGAACGAGTCCGTCCCCGCGTGCGTCGGCTACAACCGGAACAGCGTCAAATCGTCAGCAAGTCTCCCTGTATTGTTTTTACCGATGAAACAGCCGATCTGAGCTATTTTTGCCATGCAGATAGCGGTTCTTGGCTAATATTGCTCCCTCACCGACCGGGACGCCCAATCGGTCAGGAGTTCCAAGTCCTGATTTCTGACTCTGGCACAAACCCCGAACCATCCAAATCTCAAGGCAAACAGCAACTTACAGCACCTATTAGCGTCGAAAGCTATTTGTTAGCCCAGCATTGCGATGGCCCCGGCACTACCCAGCTGATCCATAACCTGCGTCCCCAGCACGTGGTGTTTATGCACGGCTCTCCCACCTACTTAGCAGACTTGACAAGTTTGGATGAGCTGCACAACCGCTATCATTTGCATTCCCCAGCTGCGGGAACGCTTGTCGAACTGCCAATTGGCGAGACATTTCTGCAACCTGCCGCACCGGAAACCAACTACGAAGGCGAACTAACGGAGTTGGGGACGGTGGTGACAATTACTCTCCCCGATGCCATTACCGTCGATCCGCGCTGGCAAAATTTTGCCGACACTGGTTTAATAGAGGCCCGCTGGCAAGGTGAGGAACTGGTATTGCGGGGGTTAACGCAACGGGAGTTGCTGACTCAAGGAAGCGATCGCATCCCCGCCGACTTAGCCTGCTGCGGCAGGTGCCTCCACCAGCGCGGACAGCGCTGTTGGAATCAGGCATCGCCCCTGTTTGGCTTCAAGGTAACACCCGATGGTTACTGTCCTGTTTTTGAACCCTCTGCTACTCAACCCCGATCCTTGAGGGAAGATGAACAAAATAATTGA
- the fba gene encoding class II fructose-bisphosphate aldolase (catalyzes the reversible aldol condensation of dihydroxyacetonephosphate and glyceraldehyde 3-phosphate in the Calvin cycle, glycolysis, and/or gluconeogenesis), with protein sequence MALVPMRLLLDHAAENGYGIPAYNVNNMEQIQAIMQAANETNSPVILQASRGARKYAGENFLRHLILAAVETYPHIPIVMHQDHGNEPATCYSAIRNGFTSVMMDGSLEADAKTPASFEYNVNVTREVVKVAHSVGASVEGELGCLGSLETGMGEAEDGHGAEGVLSHDQLLTDPDEAVNFVEATQVDALAVAIGTSHGAYKFTRKPTGEILAISRIEEIHRRLPNTHLVMHGSSSVPEDLLAIINQNGGTIPETYGVPVEEIQKGIKSGVRKVNIDTDNRLAITAAVREALFKDTKEFDPRHFLKPSIKYMQKVCADRYNQFSTAGNATKIKQMSLDDYAAKYAKGELNAVAKKAVTV encoded by the coding sequence ATGGCGCTTGTACCCATGCGGCTGCTGTTGGATCACGCGGCTGAGAACGGATACGGTATTCCAGCTTATAACGTCAACAACATGGAGCAGATCCAAGCCATCATGCAGGCTGCTAATGAAACGAACAGCCCCGTGATTTTGCAAGCTTCTCGCGGTGCCCGCAAGTATGCTGGAGAAAATTTCCTGCGCCATTTGATTTTGGCCGCAGTGGAAACCTATCCTCACATCCCCATTGTCATGCACCAAGATCATGGCAATGAACCAGCCACGTGCTACTCTGCCATTCGCAACGGTTTCACCAGCGTGATGATGGACGGCTCCTTAGAAGCCGATGCCAAAACTCCAGCTAGCTTCGAGTACAACGTCAATGTCACTCGTGAAGTGGTGAAAGTTGCCCACTCCGTCGGCGCTAGCGTCGAAGGCGAACTGGGTTGCTTGGGTTCTTTGGAAACGGGCATGGGTGAAGCGGAAGACGGACACGGTGCTGAAGGTGTTCTCTCTCACGATCAACTATTGACCGATCCCGACGAAGCCGTAAACTTTGTGGAAGCAACTCAAGTAGATGCTTTGGCTGTGGCAATTGGCACTAGCCACGGTGCTTACAAGTTCACCCGCAAGCCGACTGGGGAAATCCTGGCCATCAGCCGCATTGAAGAAATTCACCGCCGCCTGCCAAATACCCACTTGGTAATGCACGGTTCTTCCTCTGTGCCAGAAGATTTATTGGCTATCATTAACCAGAACGGCGGTACTATCCCGGAAACCTACGGCGTGCCGGTTGAAGAAATCCAAAAGGGTATCAAGAGCGGTGTCCGTAAAGTGAATATTGATACCGACAACCGTTTGGCTATTACCGCAGCGGTGCGGGAAGCCTTGTTTAAAGATACGAAGGAATTCGACCCCCGTCACTTCCTGAAGCCTTCGATTAAGTATATGCAGAAGGTTTGTGCCGATCGCTATAACCAGTTTAGCACTGCTGGCAATGCTACCAAGATCAAGCAAATGTCTCTGGATGACTATGCTGCTAAGTATGCTAAGGGCGAGTTAAACGCTGTAGCTAAGAAGGCTGTGACTGTCTAA
- a CDS encoding Rpn family recombination-promoting nuclease/putative transposase encodes MSYDNACKYLAERFPADFTRWLLGIEATRIRVLKTELDVEPIRADSVSFLRLADRILHLEFETDAYSKPPIPFRMLDYSVRLKRKYRRDVEQFTIFLQETSNEIVFTTEYQDRTTTHRYNVIRLWEQDPAIFLDNPGLLPLAVLARSDFPETLLEQVAERVDRIEDTEQQRGIAACTGILAGLRFEKDLIRSILRADIMRNSVIYQEILQEGRQEGRQEGRQEGKKEEAILFITRQLTRRFDEIDSALQERIGSLSIEQLEDLGVELLDFSEVADLEAWLGYPRS; translated from the coding sequence ATGAGTTACGACAACGCTTGTAAGTATTTAGCAGAACGTTTCCCCGCTGATTTCACGCGGTGGCTTTTAGGAATAGAAGCGACTAGAATTAGGGTATTGAAAACGGAACTAGATGTAGAACCAATTCGTGCAGATTCGGTTAGTTTTTTGAGACTTGCCGATCGAATTTTGCATTTAGAATTTGAAACCGATGCTTATTCTAAACCTCCTATTCCTTTCCGAATGCTGGATTATTCAGTCAGGTTAAAACGGAAATATCGTCGGGATGTAGAACAGTTTACGATCTTTTTGCAGGAAACCTCAAATGAAATAGTTTTTACCACAGAGTATCAGGATAGAACTACAACTCACCGCTATAACGTGATTCGTTTGTGGGAACAAGACCCTGCTATCTTTTTGGATAATCCTGGTTTGTTACCTTTGGCGGTATTGGCGAGGAGTGATTTCCCAGAAACTTTGTTAGAACAAGTTGCCGAAAGGGTTGATAGAATAGAAGATACGGAACAACAGCGAGGAATTGCTGCTTGTACTGGCATTTTAGCGGGGTTACGCTTTGAGAAAGACTTAATTCGTTCAATTTTGAGGGCTGATATTATGCGAAATTCTGTTATTTACCAAGAAATTCTCCAAGAAGGAAGACAGGAAGGAAGACAGGAAGGAAGACAGGAAGGAAAAAAAGAGGAAGCAATTTTATTTATTACACGCCAATTAACGCGGCGATTTGATGAAATTGATTCTGCACTTCAAGAACGAATTGGCAGTTTATCTATCGAACAATTAGAAGATTTGGGAGTGGAACTATTAGATTTTTCGGAAGTTGCAGATTTAGAGGCGTGGTTGGGATATCCGCGATCGTAA
- a CDS encoding molybdenum cofactor biosynthesis protein MoaE, protein MNNTTTISLTATNLSHSEDNFAITFAPLSLEEVYALADDRANGAVVLMSGMVRNQTDGKPVVALEYQAYEPMAVQVFRQIAADLRKTWQDVNRVTIHHRIGRLGIGEISVLVAVGSPHRGEAFAACQYAIDTLKHNAPIWKKEHWEDGSSTWVSIGACEQQLGDNC, encoded by the coding sequence ATGAACAATACAACTACTATTTCTTTAACCGCGACTAATCTCAGCCACTCAGAAGATAATTTTGCCATTACCTTTGCCCCCTTATCCCTCGAAGAAGTCTACGCACTAGCAGACGATCGCGCTAACGGTGCTGTAGTATTGATGAGTGGGATGGTTCGCAACCAAACCGATGGGAAGCCTGTCGTAGCCTTAGAATATCAAGCTTATGAGCCGATGGCGGTTCAGGTATTCCGTCAAATTGCCGCCGATCTTCGCAAAACGTGGCAAGATGTAAATCGGGTAACGATTCACCATCGGATCGGACGCTTGGGAATCGGTGAAATCAGCGTGTTGGTAGCGGTTGGTAGTCCCCATCGAGGGGAAGCGTTTGCAGCTTGTCAATATGCGATCGATACTCTCAAACACAACGCCCCCATTTGGAAGAAAGAACACTGGGAAGATGGTTCTAGCACCTGGGTAAGTATCGGCGCTTGCGAACAGCAATTAGGAGACAATTGTTGA
- a CDS encoding UPF0175 family protein — translation MFVKILVLPTLKLQQMYEITLSLPEETALALKLTPEQLGDEVCLAAAIKLYELGKLSAGAAANLAGVPQVVFLTKLADYGVDTFRLTEEELKEDFARA, via the coding sequence TTGTTTGTTAAAATTTTGGTATTACCCACCCTAAAACTACAGCAAATGTACGAAATTACCTTATCTTTACCAGAAGAAACGGCGTTAGCGCTGAAACTAACTCCCGAACAATTGGGCGATGAAGTCTGTTTAGCAGCAGCAATCAAACTATATGAATTAGGTAAACTTTCCGCTGGTGCTGCGGCTAATCTTGCTGGTGTACCGCAAGTTGTATTTTTAACCAAGCTAGCTGATTACGGAGTTGACACATTTCGACTCACAGAAGAGGAATTGAAGGAGGATTTTGCGCGTGCCTAA
- a CDS encoding bifunctional serine/threonine-protein kinase/formylglycine-generating enzyme family protein, with amino-acid sequence MGTVVGTPGYAAPEQMHGHVFPASDLYSLAVTCIRLLTGCLLEERNGDWNDKLFDPMQMQWVWRRQNVSVSNELGKVLDKMLLFPIGERYQSASEVLKALNPPPVPPPKIAVPQPTQPKIQVPLSQISFPQSPQIKFLSQSFTENLGNGVKLDMVYIPAGTFTMGAPSTEKDSGDYERPQHRVTIKAFLMGKYPVTQAQWKAVANLPKVNLDLNSDPSRFKGANRPVEQVSWYDAVEFCDRLSRHTGKTYRLPSEAEWEYACRAGTTTPFYFGETITPELANYNGNYTYGLGAKGKYRQETTPVGSFPSNAFGLYDLHGNVYEWCADHWHSNYQSAPNDATIWLTSDERSNRLLRGGSWYSYPRYCRSASRSYYVVAGDGADVIGFRVVCLAAWTL; translated from the coding sequence ATGGGTACTGTTGTTGGTACTCCTGGTTATGCAGCACCAGAACAAATGCACGGTCATGTTTTCCCAGCTAGTGACCTCTATAGTCTGGCGGTAACTTGCATTCGACTGTTAACTGGATGCTTGCTGGAAGAGAGAAATGGTGATTGGAACGATAAACTTTTCGATCCGATGCAAATGCAATGGGTATGGCGTCGGCAAAATGTTTCTGTCAGTAATGAATTGGGAAAAGTATTGGATAAAATGCTATTGTTTCCCATAGGAGAACGCTATCAATCTGCTTCTGAAGTTCTGAAAGCGCTCAATCCTCCGCCAGTTCCACCTCCTAAAATAGCAGTTCCTCAACCTACTCAGCCAAAAATTCAAGTTCCACTTTCTCAAATCTCATTTCCCCAATCTCCTCAGATTAAATTTCTATCCCAATCTTTTACTGAAAACTTAGGGAATGGTGTCAAACTCGATATGGTTTACATTCCTGCTGGGACATTTACAATGGGTGCGCCGTCAACTGAAAAAGATAGTGGCGATTATGAAAGACCCCAACATCGGGTTACAATCAAAGCATTCCTAATGGGGAAATACCCAGTTACTCAAGCGCAGTGGAAAGCTGTTGCGAATCTCCCCAAAGTTAATCTCGATCTTAACTCAGATCCATCTAGATTTAAAGGTGCAAATCGACCAGTAGAGCAAGTTTCGTGGTATGATGCAGTAGAATTCTGCGATCGCCTTTCCCGACATACTGGCAAAACCTACCGCCTACCCAGCGAAGCCGAATGGGAATACGCTTGTCGCGCTGGAACAACAACGCCTTTTTACTTTGGCGAAACAATTACTCCCGAATTAGCTAATTACAACGGTAATTATACTTACGGTTTGGGCGCTAAAGGAAAATATCGTCAGGAAACCACCCCAGTAGGTAGTTTTCCTTCCAACGCTTTTGGACTTTACGATCTTCACGGTAACGTATACGAATGGTGTGCTGACCATTGGCACTCGAATTATCAATCAGCGCCTAACGATGCAACTATATGGCTAACTAGCGATGAAAGATCTAACCGGCTGCTGCGCGGTGGTTCGTGGTACTCCTACCCCAGGTATTGCCGTTCCGCTTCTCGCAGCTACTACGTCGTTGCGGGCGACGGGGCCGACGTCATCGGTTTTCGTGTGGTTTGTCTTGCTGCGTGGACTTTGTAG